The genomic window ATTCACTGGCCTCTAACACCATATTATATCAAGCATTTATTTCGGATTTGTTTGTGAACAACCGATGGATTTCGCCAAATAATTATAAGGGACCCCTACAATTTGGATATCAGGAAAATAATATTGAAATAACTCCCTCACTTCTGAATTGGGACCCCATGCAATCTATGAAATTAGAGTATCAACTAACATGGAATAAACAAGACACGGGTTGGCATGTATTACAATCATTACAGCCTATTCAATTGAGAGCCCTGCAACCGGGTGAATATACATTTTCTTTGAGAACCATCAACAACAAAGGAGAGTATTTGATGGCAAAAGAAAATTTAAAGTTTAGAATCAACAAACACTATATGCAGACCTGGTGGTTTAAAACAATAGTGCTTTTATTTCTTCTGAGCTTGTTTTATGCTTATTATAAAATTAAGATAAACGAACTTATTAGGATACAGAATCTAAAGAATAAAGTTGCCAATGACTTGCATGATGACATTGCCTCTACTATTACAAGTATAGGGTTTTATTCCGATTTTGCGATAAAAAAAGCAAAACAAGATGACCAAATAAAATCTTTGTTGGAGACAATAAATAAAAATGCCAAAGAAGCAACAGAATCTCTGCGCGATATTGTATGGACAATGCACAATAATGAAGAAAGCATGGGTCAATTGATAGATAAGATAAATTCAACCGGAAGAAAATTATGTGAAGCAAAACAAGTGATGTTTAGTTTCCAGGAACAGAATATGAAAAAAGACTTAATCTTAAATCAGGATGCCAAGAAAGTTTTTTATCTCTCTTTTAAAGAAGCATTAAATAATGCTTTAAAATATAGTCATTGTACAGAAGTAAAAGTAATGATGATCACAAAAAACAATGAAATATCTATGACAGTAGAAGATGATGGATGTGGATTTGACAAGATTTCTATTAGAAAAGGGAGAGGTCTAAACAGCATTGAAGAAAGATCTAAAGCTTTACTTGGAAAAGTTATCATTTCCAGTGAAATAAATAAGGGTACGACTATTCTATTTTCACTATTAGAAAAAGTTGTAAAAAAGTAGTTGTCGTGATCAATTGATACAGTGCAACTCTTACAATGTAAATGGTAAAAATACTTCATTTGACATTTGGTAGTTAAATCTTCTAATGGTCTCTAGATGATTTCATCTGCCACTCTTCCTATTTCTTTGGTTGTGATTTAGGGTACTTCAAAAAAACGGACGCTTTTGTCTCGAAATAAAAATTTTGACTTCACGATTCATGGATTCTTAAATAGCAGATAAGCTAATTCATATTTTTGGCAAGTTGATTATTCTATTTCAGGCTCCTGATCAGGACTAAGTCTTTGCAATCTCATCAAAGTTGCTCTAATTTGAGGAAGATAATATGCTTAAATTAACAGTTGACTCCATATTCAATCTCTCTATTTTGCCAGCACTCATTGAGATGTATTGCCTGAAAAGAGCATCAATCTCAAATTTTGCTTTGGATACCGAAATTTAAAAATCAATTTTGATCTACATACCGGTGCAAATTTAATCCATTCTCGCGCTTGCCCTAATTCCGTTTTGTGTGTTTCAGGGTCAACAACTTGATAGATACAAGCTTGAAATCAACCATTCAGGAAAACTCTTCTAACAGAAAAGATAACTGCACCATTTGAAGGAATGCAATGTAACTATTTAGATAAAAGGGAATTAAACAAAGAAGCATACTCCGTGTTGAATAATGTTTAACTTAGCTGAATAATGCCTACAGAGTGGTTTGATCTGGAGTTTATTGGCCAAAAAGTGGAAGTGAGCGGTACCAACCGCTTTTGGTTCCGCAAAGTGGATGCTGAACCGCTTCATTACCTACCCGGTCAGTTTCTGGTATTTGATCTACCCACAGGAGAAAAGAGGGCTGACAGATGGCGCTCTTATTCTATCGCGAATATTTCTGACGGATCAAACATCGTTGAGATCTGCGTTACGTTTAAAAATGGAGGAAAAGCCAGCGATTATCTTTTCAATGAGATCAACAAAGGTGATATCATTTCCTGCAAAGGCCCTGATGGCAGCTTCCTGTTACCAGAAAATCATGATCAGCATTTGGTTTTTCTCGCGTCCGGTAGTGGCATTGTTCCTTTTCGCTGTATGCTGCAGGACATGAGTTATAACGGCAATCCTTACAAAAGCATCACCTTATACTTTGGTGTCCGCAAGGAAAAGACTATCCTTTATCGGGAAGAGCTGGAAGATTGGGCACACTTTGTGGACAAATTCACCGCACACATTTGTTTTTCCCAAGAAGAACATTTACCTAAATCAAGCTCCGAATTGCAGTATCATTTGGGTTATATCCACCCTATTTATCTCGCCGATCTCACTAAAAAAGCAAAACTCAAGAACACTCATTTTTTAGTTTGTGGCTGGTCCATCATGACCGATGAAGCCTTAACTCATCTCACCAATACATTGGAAGTTCCCAAAAATAAAATACAGTGTGAACTCTATGGGTAATCCTTTGCCGGAATACACCATTTATTCAATAAATCTATCTGCGGATCACAGCAGAGAGCTGTTGTTCGTATTGTGAGATCAATCTGTTGATCAACTTATCTATTTCTTCACTGTTCAACGATTTTTCAGTGGATTCAAAATGTAACTGTATTGCCATGGATTTTTTGTCGGCTCCAAGTTGATTTTCATTTTCATAAATGTCGAACAGACCGACTCCCTTCAATAATTTTCCACTGTTCTTCTGTGCTATAGTCTTCAACTGCGCAAAGCTAACGGATCGATCCACTACAACGGCCAGGTCCCGTCTTACAGAAGGGAACTTGCTCACTTCTTGATATTTCACTCCAGGGGCATTTTGCTTTTTGGAAAGCCCTTTGAGATAAATCTCCGCATAAAAAACGGGCTTTTTGATATCAAAACTTGAAGTAAGATTCTGCTTTAGATATCCGGCTTTTGCCAGAATGGACTGGTGTTGCTTCCATTCTGCACAATAAGCAAACTGGGCATCACCGTTTTCTAAAATGGATAATTCCGGATTGATCCCACAACCCGTGAGGATGGAATCCACAAGGCTTTTGATAGAAAAGAAATCCTGTTGAGCTGGTTTTGGCAGGGACCAAATAGAAGGTTCTACTGAACCACAGGTCCATATACCAAGTTTGGCGGTTTCCTGGATCTGTTCTTTATCTCTGGTGTAATCTTTGCCGAATTCAAACAATTTTAAGTCTGTCTGTTGCCTGTTTTGGTTAAATTGAATAGCCTCCAGGCCTCCCAGAACCATACCCGGTTTCATCACGTCCAGATGCACATTGGAGGTATTATGGACATAGATCAATTGCTCTTCAGTCCACACAGCTGTTTTCTTGCATAAATCCGAAGAGCTCAGAGAGAGGGATATGATTTCGTTCAGGCCCCAACTACTGAGCTTGTCGGAGAGTTGTTTTTTGAGTTGATAAGTTGATGCTATTTGTTGAGGAAATGACAATTGAATTTTGTCAGGTACCGGAATTTTGTCCAGACCGTACACCCGGCACACTTCTTCGATTACATCTGCCGGTCGGGTGACATCGGCTTTGTTGGTAGGGACATGGATCACCAGAGCGCCATTGCGCTCATATTTGATCTCCATATCCATAGCAAACAGAATGGACTTAAGTTTTTCTGTATCCAGCTGAATTCCACTCCATTTTTTGACCTCTTCCGTCTCAAGATGGATTTCTGCAGGCTTTACTTTCTCCGGATAAATATCGATGACAGGAGCTGCCACTTTTGCATTACAGCATAATTTCAACAGATAGACTGCTCTTTGCAAGGCTGTGATGGTTGCATTGGGATCTGAGCCTTTTTCAAAGCATTTGGCTGCCTGGGTTCTAATATTGTGTCCCATGCTACTCAATCTGATTGAAGAAGCCTGGAAGTGAGCCGACTCTAAAAATACGCGTTTGGTATTGTCTTTTATACCGGACTCCAGTCCACCCAAAACACCTGCAATGCAGAGAGGCTTATGATGCCGGTCACAGATCATCAGATCCGAACTTCTCAGCTTGCGCTCCTGCTGGTCCAATGTAGTAAAGCTTGTCCCCTCTGCCAATGTGCCAATGTGGAGACAGTGTCCCTCGATCCTGTCATAGTCAAATGCGTGCAGGGGTTGACCCATCTCAAACATGACCAGATTGGTGATATCGACGAGATTATTGACCGGATTCTGCCCCATCGCTTTGATTTTCTCTTCCAGCCATGCCGGGGAAGGAGCTATCGTTACATTGTCAAGGCAGATTCCGGAATACCGAGGACAGCGGTTTGTATCTTCTACGACTACCTCAAAGTCCAAAGGACCCGTTTCAACTGCCAGCGCATCCAGAGGTGGAAGGTTGATTTGCATTTTTGGGTCGCTGTGCACTCTGTACCATGCCAGCAGATCTTTGGCAACTCCCATGTGATTGGTAGCATCTGATCTATTGGGCGTCAATCCTATCTCGAGGATGACGTCAGACTTCAGCCCTAGCGCTTCAGCTGCCGGAGTCCCCGGAAGAAGAGCCTGATCATGCAAAACCAGGATCCCATCGTGGGATTGCCCCAAACCCATCTCATCTTCTGCACAAATCATTCCCTCAGAAACTTCACCGCGCACTTTGGCTTTACTGATTTTGAAAGGCTCGCCGGCAGAGGGATAAAGTGTCGTGCCGACCGTTGCTACAAGTACCAGCTGTCCGGCGGCTACATTGGGCGCTCCGCAGACGATACTTAGACTTTCTGCAGCTCCGACATCCACTTTGGTAAGGCTCAGTCTGTCAGCCTGTGGATGCTTTACACATTCAAGGACGCGACCAACCACGATGCCTTGAAGTCCTCCTTTTACGGCATCAAGCTGTTCCATGCCCTCAACCTCAAGGCCTAAGCCGGTAAGTCTGTCTGCTATGAATTCAGCAGAATCGTTTATAGGCAGAAGTTCTTTTAACCAAGAAAGGGAGATGCGCATGGGAGCAGATTTTATACTGCAAAGAGAAGGAATATTTCTAAAAACTCCCTGATTTTCGTCCTTTTTTCGGTAAAAGGCGACATTTGCAGGTATGGCAAAAGCAAAAAAATCTTTCGGACAGCATTTTTTGAACAATCAGAGGACCATAGACCGCATCGCCGGGCTGATCCTCTCTTATGCAAATGCGCATATATTGGAGATAGGTCCGGGGAAAGGAGCGATCACCCATTCACTTATAAACCATGTAGAGCATTTCAAGGCTGTAGAGGCTGATCGTGACATGGTGGAATACCTGCGTCAGCATCTAGGTTTGACTGAAGACCAGCTCATCCCCGGTGACGTCCTACAGTTGGATTTCAACCGCGTGTTTGATTCGGAAGAATTTGTGCTTTGTGGCAACTTTCCATACAATATTTCTTCACAGATTGTCATTAAGACTTTGGAAAACACTCCACTCATTCCCTCTATGATCGGCATGTTTCAGAAAGAGATGGCACAGCGAATTATAGCCAAACCCGGAACTCGGGAATACGGCAGACTGGCTGTATTAACCGGCCTGATGTATAAGGCAAAGATTGCGTTTGATATCAGTCGGGGCCAATTCCAACCACCACCTAAGGTGGAGTCTGCCATGCTTGTACTCGAGAGATTGCCGGAAGCGCTGACACGATCTGACTGGTCGTTGCTCCAGAAACTGGTAAGGTCGGCATTTCAATTCAAAAGAAAGACCCTGCGCAATAATCTCAAGTCCTTGCCGGGCCTTCCACAGGATATTCTGTCAGACCGCTTTTTCGACCAAAGACCGGAAGATGTGAGCCCTCAGGAGTATCTTCGCCTTGCAAAGGAGTTTGAACGGTTAAAAAACAATACCATATGAATTTTCAAGAAAAAATAAATCAGGACCTCAAAGAGGCCATGAAAGCCAAAGACGAAAAAGCGCTGCGCGGTATCCGAGCCATCAAGGCCGCTATCCTGCTAGCCAACACCGATGGTTCCGGTCAGGAACTCACAGAAGAGCGCTCGATCGCCATCCTGCAAAAACTGGTCAAACAGCGTCGTGAATCCTTAGACATATACACCAAACAACAGAGAGAAGACCTTGCCGCCATCGAGCGAGATGAGATCACTATCATCGAACGATATCTGCCCGCTCAGCTTGATGAAGCCGAACTACGTCGCATCATTCAGGAGATCATCACTGCCACAGGAGCTGTGGATGCAAAGGACATGGGCAAGGTGATGGGAGCAGCTACCAAACAACTGGCAGGTCAAGCTGACGGTAAGGTGGTGTCCGCTATCGTCCGGGAATTGTTGTCAGGGGGCAAATCCTAGAAACAAGCATTGAGCTTCATGCAATAAGTCCTGTATGGCTGCGTTGGCTTGTAAGTTTTAGAAAAATTTTATTTATCTACGAACATTATCGTACATTTGTCAAAACTAATTTACCAATGAATAAAAATTATCTATTTTCAGGTATTGTACTCTTTTGCTTGCTGATCGTGACATCTGATTTGTCAGCTCAAAAGAGAGGCAAGCGTCCCGGCGACATGAAAGCTACGGACTCCGCAATATCCATCAGTCCTGATGGAAAAGTGACAGGACAAACCAAATCACCTGCCTCTAACATGTCAAAACCTGCTGCCATGGGCACAGCGAAAAAAATTGCCTCGGTGGAGGGCATTACGGAGTACCAGTTGGACAATGGACTGAAAGTTCTCCTGTATCCGGACAATTCCAAGCAGACCATCACCGTCAATATCACCTATTTGGTAGGATCCAGACATGAGGGTTATGGAGAGACCGGTATGGCTCACTTACTGGAGCACATGGTATTTAAGGGTACCCCAAATCACCCGGACATCCCGAATGAA from Saprospiraceae bacterium includes these protein-coding regions:
- a CDS encoding FAD-dependent oxidoreductase; this encodes MPTEWFDLEFIGQKVEVSGTNRFWFRKVDAEPLHYLPGQFLVFDLPTGEKRADRWRSYSIANISDGSNIVEICVTFKNGGKASDYLFNEINKGDIISCKGPDGSFLLPENHDQHLVFLASGSGIVPFRCMLQDMSYNGNPYKSITLYFGVRKEKTILYREELEDWAHFVDKFTAHICFSQEEHLPKSSSELQYHLGYIHPIYLADLTKKAKLKNTHFLVCGWSIMTDEALTHLTNTLEVPKNKIQCELYG
- a CDS encoding GatB/YqeY domain-containing protein, yielding MNFQEKINQDLKEAMKAKDEKALRGIRAIKAAILLANTDGSGQELTEERSIAILQKLVKQRRESLDIYTKQQREDLAAIERDEITIIERYLPAQLDEAELRRIIQEIITATGAVDAKDMGKVMGAATKQLAGQADGKVVSAIVRELLSGGKS
- a CDS encoding phenylalanine--tRNA ligase subunit beta → MRISLSWLKELLPINDSAEFIADRLTGLGLEVEGMEQLDAVKGGLQGIVVGRVLECVKHPQADRLSLTKVDVGAAESLSIVCGAPNVAAGQLVLVATVGTTLYPSAGEPFKISKAKVRGEVSEGMICAEDEMGLGQSHDGILVLHDQALLPGTPAAEALGLKSDVILEIGLTPNRSDATNHMGVAKDLLAWYRVHSDPKMQINLPPLDALAVETGPLDFEVVVEDTNRCPRYSGICLDNVTIAPSPAWLEEKIKAMGQNPVNNLVDITNLVMFEMGQPLHAFDYDRIEGHCLHIGTLAEGTSFTTLDQQERKLRSSDLMICDRHHKPLCIAGVLGGLESGIKDNTKRVFLESAHFQASSIRLSSMGHNIRTQAAKCFEKGSDPNATITALQRAVYLLKLCCNAKVAAPVIDIYPEKVKPAEIHLETEEVKKWSGIQLDTEKLKSILFAMDMEIKYERNGALVIHVPTNKADVTRPADVIEEVCRVYGLDKIPVPDKIQLSFPQQIASTYQLKKQLSDKLSSWGLNEIISLSLSSSDLCKKTAVWTEEQLIYVHNTSNVHLDVMKPGMVLGGLEAIQFNQNRQQTDLKLFEFGKDYTRDKEQIQETAKLGIWTCGSVEPSIWSLPKPAQQDFFSIKSLVDSILTGCGINPELSILENGDAQFAYCAEWKQHQSILAKAGYLKQNLTSSFDIKKPVFYAEIYLKGLSKKQNAPGVKYQEVSKFPSVRRDLAVVVDRSVSFAQLKTIAQKNSGKLLKGVGLFDIYENENQLGADKKSMAIQLHFESTEKSLNSEEIDKLINRLISQYEQQLSAVIRR
- the rsmA gene encoding ribosomal RNA small subunit methyltransferase A, whose amino-acid sequence is MAKAKKSFGQHFLNNQRTIDRIAGLILSYANAHILEIGPGKGAITHSLINHVEHFKAVEADRDMVEYLRQHLGLTEDQLIPGDVLQLDFNRVFDSEEFVLCGNFPYNISSQIVIKTLENTPLIPSMIGMFQKEMAQRIIAKPGTREYGRLAVLTGLMYKAKIAFDISRGQFQPPPKVESAMLVLERLPEALTRSDWSLLQKLVRSAFQFKRKTLRNNLKSLPGLPQDILSDRFFDQRPEDVSPQEYLRLAKEFERLKNNTI